A region from the Candidatus Zixiibacteriota bacterium genome encodes:
- the rsgA gene encoding ribosome small subunit-dependent GTPase A: protein RFKSDAVAAVAVGDDVEFARDKEGAGVIENIKPRRSMFFRPAKGNISKKQVIAANIDQLAAVASVKNPPLKPGLIDRFLISADIGNLTPLIIINKTDLDRPEILQELKRGYEAIKIPIYFVSAKSGEGLESLTEALKGHRTIFAGHSGVGKTALINCLIPGLSLKEGEVSEHTDRGIHTTTVVELFELPRGGFVVDSPGLKVLGIWDLEKEDVVNHYPEFFEYAAACRFPGCAHGPEPDCAVKAAVESGRIPEYRYRSYLAIRESV, encoded by the coding sequence CCGCTTCAAAAGTGACGCCGTCGCCGCCGTGGCGGTTGGCGATGATGTCGAATTCGCGCGGGACAAGGAAGGCGCCGGAGTTATCGAGAATATCAAGCCGCGGCGAAGCATGTTCTTTCGCCCGGCCAAAGGGAATATCTCCAAGAAACAGGTAATTGCCGCCAATATTGACCAGCTGGCGGCGGTGGCTTCGGTCAAGAATCCCCCCCTCAAACCGGGACTGATTGACCGTTTCCTGATTTCGGCCGATATCGGCAATCTGACTCCGCTGATAATTATAAATAAGACCGACCTGGATAGGCCGGAAATCCTGCAGGAACTGAAACGAGGGTATGAGGCGATAAAGATTCCTATTTATTTTGTCTCGGCAAAAAGCGGCGAGGGATTGGAATCTCTTACCGAGGCATTAAAGGGGCACCGCACCATATTTGCCGGTCACTCCGGGGTCGGTAAGACGGCGCTGATTAATTGTCTTATACCAGGATTGAGCCTGAAAGAAGGGGAAGTTTCCGAGCATACCGACCGGGGGATACATACTACCACGGTGGTGGAGCTATTTGAGCTTCCTCGCGGCGGCTTTGTGGTGGATAGTCCCGGTTTAAAAGTGCTCGGCATCTGGGATTTGGAGAAAGAGGATGTGGTCAATCATTATCCGGAGTTTTTCGAATATGCCGCGGCCTGTCGTTTTCCGGGATGCGCCCATGGTCCGGAGCCGGATTGCGCCGTGAAAGCGGCGGTGGAAAGCGGCAGGATACCGGAGTATCGCTACCGCAGTTACCTGGCGATACGAGAGTCGGTGTAG